The window GAGGTATTCTCGGTGAGGAAGGTGAGGATGTTAAAGATCGAGTGCCGCCTCAATTCCTGAGCAAGACCACAGGTAACATAGTCATCGATGATCTGATTGTGGACATCACAAAAAATAAATCTGCCGACGACGATTTCCTTCGGAGAGTTGTCCTCGTGTTGCTTGGAACAGTTCTTGCTCCCATGTCGAGCAAGACTGTACCAAAGCAATATTACGCATTGGTGGACGATGTGAAGCGTATATCCAAGATTAATTGGAACGCATTCACCCTCCGGGTTCTGCTGGACTGCCTTCGCAACGTGAGGAAAGGCAAACACCTCCGCCAATGGCCGAGAGGGAACTTAGCTCTCCTGCAGGTACACCTTTCAGACTTGTACCATTGCAAAAAAAATATGATTGCTAATTTACCTGCTGTATAGTACTAATTGTAATTTTTCATATTCATGCAGTACCTGTACTGGGAGAAGGTTCAGCCTCTGGAAGGTGAATGCGCATTCAATCCTAGCTTGTCCATGGAACCTCTAATAAGGAATTGGACTGAAGCTGCAGCCTCAAGGAGAGACAAGTTTGATTATGACCAAGGCCGTGGCCGTGGTAACATCAAGGTAATTCATTACGTTGGGTACTTCTTAACTTTTATATAACATAATTAGTTGTATTAATATTTTTATTGATCACATATACTTGTATTTCACATGCAGATTGAAGACAACATAACCAAGGAGTATAGGGCGCAGGAGCGCAAAGTACCCGAACCAGAAAAGCCAAAAATGAAGCCCGTCGTTGGTGCGGCAAAGAAGTCCAAGTTAGCCTCAAACGCGGACGAGATGATGAACCTCGTCATGGAGCGGTGTATGGATTACATACGCAGCCAAATGAAGGAAATACCAGAACAAGTAGCCGAGGTGACACACCCTTAATTCTATGTTTACAACATTTTTGAAGTTGCAAAACCGTGCCGacattaattaatattttttatGTAATGCAGACATTGTTAGAGAAGTTGAACCAAAATGGTGTGATGTACAAGCCAGCGGCTGCTGCGACTTCCGGCAACAACGATGCCGACCTAGAAGTGGATTCCTTTGAGAATGGTCCGACAGAAAAAAAAGAATTCGTGTACAAGGATGACTCTGACGGTCTAGAGCCGGTGATTGATTTGACACAGCCTGACGAGCCTGTTGTAAACCAGAACAACGATGATGAGGAAGTATGTTTTCATTTATTTGTCTTCATTTATCTTAATTATGCATCTTCATTTTCGTTAACTGAACCTATCACATTATTTTTTTGTTAACTAGAAAACACCTGCCAAGTTAAATGTTGACAAGACAACGAAGCCTACTGATGAGTGCGGCGCAACACCGGAGAACCCTTGGATTGTAGGTAATTCTCCTCGAGTAGAATCGTCCGACATTGACATTTATGCAAGTTCTATCGACAGGATGGTGGGTAAGAGCAAGCGGAAAAAGTCTGCAGCAACCGCAAAAGAAGACGATGTTATATCCGGGAAGCGCCGACGGACTGTTCCcaagaaatttgaatcccccTTTAAACTTGACAAGCCCGGCAAGCGAAGCGCTCGCGGTACTAAGCCATCTGGCAACACTACCGCAACTAGAGGTACCGTTAGTAGCTATCTTAGTGCTTAATTTACTACCATTTCATGTACTCACCGTTCGTGACGTTCGTAATTTATCATGCAGCTCTGTTTAGTGACAATGACATGGAAGGCTCTGTTAAGGACGATTTGACACCGGAACTCATCGATGCTGCTGTTGCGTTTGTGGAGGCAGCTGCTCGGTCTGAGAAGAATATGACAAAAAGAGTTTACTACAATGAACGTGGCACCTCTGTGACTGTGGAGAGTATACGACCGGTACTTGAGCATACATGGCTGGCGGATGACGTAAGATCTATTATCATGTCCTGCTATTTAAGTGCATAATCTAGGTGTCACCTATGAAAATAAAATGTTCTATTATTTTACGCAGATTATCGATGCTTATCAGACACATTTGTCTCTGCGCGTTGGTCATGATCGGCACCTCTGTCCAGCCTGGAGGTCCAAATACCTTGTTGATCGTGCTAAGGCACGAGACAACCCTAAACCGTCGAAATACAACATGGATAGTGCGCTGAGCAGAGCTGGAGCAGTACGTAGGGTTCTGGACGAGTATACCGTCCGTGATAAGGTACGATATGTTCTTACTAGTTCATTAACACTCATTTCAACTAGCATAATTGCATCTGATTACAAATGTGTTCCACATTTCAGTCGTTTATCCCGTTGAACGTCGGCAATACACACTGGATCACCGTGGTGATGCACAACCGCAAGAAAGAATTCCGAGTTTTTGATTCGCTCTATCCTCTCGAGTTCTCTCTCGACACTATGAAAGCACTGGTACTCTCCCCGACATTGAGCATTCTTCATATGAAATGTCATATGGTTTCTCACTACTACTTTCTTTCAAATAGCGACTAGCAATAGCAATTGATATGGAAGAGGCAAACCGTATTACAACTGGCAAATATCCAGACGTCACTAAGTGGCCTATCATACCTCAGATCGACATGCCACTACAAGAGGACGGGTGAGTTATGGTTCATCATTTTCTACTTCGAAAGACATGTTCGTGTGCACGGTGACTAATGTTTGCATATATATTAGGAACTCTTGTGGCCTTTTTGTGATTGAAGTTATGGAGCATTGGGACGGAGATCGATGGACCGCCGATTTTACCCAGGTAATTTGTCCTCTCTGCTCGTACACTTGTACAATTGTCGTATAATACCAACTTCTATTCATTAAACCTTGTTCTAAAAATTGCAGGGCACGGTTAATGCAAGGAGAAGGCGTCTCATCGCCGAGTTGGTTCTCTCACCTACCAACACGCTCAATTGTGTGAAGAACAAAATTCGCGACATCGCAAAGAAAAGCAAGGCGTGAAGACATCATACATGATTCAAGATTCTAGTTTCAGTCGTTTGTTTTAAGTCCAGAAGCACGTTTCCCGGCATGGACAACTTTGATTTTCTATCATTCATGTAATAAGCACGATACCATGGATTTTGTTTGGATTTTTGGTCGCTCACACATACTTGTGTATGTGTAATGCAGTCAGACTATACGTTTCGTACCAATAAATTTTTGCTTCCCTTCATTTGTTCTACCTTAATGTTTTTTGCTGCTGTGTTCATTCTTTTCTTCCATGGAAGAGTAATTCATTTCCTTTTTACTTTTGCATatttttttgatttgatttggcaTTATTCAACAATAAGAAAAAAAGTTGATAAATTCCTTTTTGTTTGCCTGAGAATCAACCTCGGCTGTCGTGCCATCCGGTGTAGGATCCCGCGCCCGAGACAACGACAGATCCGGTCCCAGCGCGGGCGACCCAGTCGACGAGCGCCAGTTGGCGCGGGGGGACGCGCCAGGTCCGGTCCCGCCCGACCGCTCGGTGGAGACAGCCCGCGTGTCGGACGCAGACGGGCCACCCGTGGATCCTGCGGTTGGTGGAGTAGGCAGATCCGTCTCGGATCCCGTGCACATGATTGCCGCTGGATCTCTCGGGATCGGCGTCCACAGGTGGATCTTCCTCGTGTCTTGCGCCAGACTCCCTTGGCGTTATGTGTTGCTTCAAATCTCGTTGCACAGTTTTTTTGCTGCATTTTTGTTAGCCTTTTCCTTTTCTGCATCATGAAGATCAGGATCAGTAGCACCATCAATCACATGATCAACTACTATGTCGCCCCCTTGATCAGTACGATTTAGAGCTCCGGTGGAAGCAAAATAATTTCAGTGCTTAGCCAAGAACCCGCATTAGGATGCAGGTCAAACAAGGGCAAACTATTTCGAAAGTGATATAATTTATTGGCTAATATAATATACTTAGACCTTACACAAATGAACTGGCCACAATGCAGATAGGACTTGATCATTTTGTTCAACAATAAACCACAAAACATACTTAAAATTCATCACAAATCTCCTTGAGCTTCTTGATCTTATCAACGTACCCATGTTTCTGTTTGAGAAAATCTGCAATAATATACTCAAGTTTTTTCTTCTCTTGCTTCAGCTGGTCCCTCTCTCTCATCACTTGGTCTCTCTCTAGCACCACCCGGTCCCGGTCTTTCTCAGCCTTTACCCTCAGGATCTGATGTAGATTGGCACAACCATGATCTGCCATCTTATTCTTCTCCAGCTCCTCTTTGAGATCGCTAAGTGACAATCTTGCATTGCCCAACTGCGTGAGAGCATCCTCCTTATCAGCCACCAGTTTAGCAAAGTCCATTTTGAAAAATCTCAGCTCTTCCTCCGTCCTCCTCTTTTCTCCAATTAACATGCATTTTTCTTCAGCATTCTTAATATTCTGTCTCAGCTTCTCGTCGTACATGCTCTACAGTTCTCTCAGGCAGAACTTTGTAGCCACTGACCACTCCGGGTCTACCCATTCCACATAGTTACATTTCACTTCTTCCTACAGTATGAAAAAATATGGTCTCAATCATATATGCACAAATGCAATACAATTACATGCAATGCACTAAAAATATGGTCTCAATCATGTAAACACAAAATGTAGCATGCAatgatatacatatatatatggaTCAATTAACTACAAGTATATGCTATTATGTGCTAAAACAAATATTAGACCGTAAAAAAACAACATAAATACGGACTTTGTAAATGCACAAATTAATTGAAATGTATGCAATTTTGGGCAGAACAATGGATTACCGCGAAGTAAATCGAGCACGAGGTAATTTAAACATATATTTACAGTACGGAACAACATACCTTCTGACCACAGGCAAGAAAACGTCTGCCAGTGTCCAAGGAATCAAAAGCAACTAGCCTGACGCAAGGTTCTCGATGCAGACAACGAGAAGACAGATCGTGAGCAATGCCACTCCATTCATAGCAAGGGATAGTTGTAGGAAGCTAAACGAAACAACAGAGATAATGCACAAATCAACGCCCTGCGTTAAATACCGGAAATGAAGAACTCTAACCCTAAGCCTAGCACTATTTGGAGATTACATAGTAGGAGCATACCTGCAGGCTAGTCACGGATTCGCCATCCCAAGAAGAGCTCGACTCGTCGCTCCACGAAACCATGGCGTAACGTGACCGGCGGCAAGACGTGGAtcggtggcggcagcggcggcggcggttgcagTGGATAGATAGAACGCGCGTGGAGATCGCGAGGGAAGAACCGCCCCGACCAGGTGGCCAGCGCGGCCCATTTAAACGGGCTGTAATCAAAATAAAAATTGTTAAATGGGCTCGGCAATGGGAGCGGCCGTGTGTCGCGCCGTCTTACGGCATCCGTCACCCCCCCTCCACGTCATCGCGACAAGCGGCCCGAGTTACACTACAAGCCATAAAATGGtgggtttttcttttctttataagGGGAAAATGGTGGGTTTTTGGTACGAAGTCTATACTATAGACCAAAGTGAGCTGGTATTTTCTATATCTAAATGGTGGTGAACCAAAGGAGTGAAAAAAATTTAATTATTACCACACATAATTACATCTTCTATATCTAAACAACTAGCCACCACTAACCTATTTCTCTTAACATGCAAGTTTGCCACCTCGTCATTCAACATGTATGGAGAAAGGTCCACCACAACATGCAAACAAAATATTCCCGCAACAACATATACATGTTACACGTAACCATTTCTCTATGAATATATTGCAAAACATTCCCGCAATAACATGCGAGGTATCGTCTAGTTTTCTAATATAATATAACTACAGTGGACAACACAAAAGATGCCATCATTACAATGGCTAAAATGCTATCCATTTTCCATGATTAAAGTCCCTAGTGACCGCCTCTTGTTTAGTCCATATATGCTACAAGCACTATCTCAAGGTACTAGCCTCTTGCAATAGTATATATCATGTATCATGTATGCAATAACACATTGTAAACACCTCACTATTAGATCACTGGATTCATCCTAACATAACTTTAGCAACTGTTCTACTCTTCTTCGCCCACCACGCTTCTGCACATGATAACAGGAAAAGTTAATGAATGACAAGTTAAAAACAATTATAACCTACAATGCATACAAAAACTTACTTCTTATTTAGTTTGCATTTCTTGCTGCGTTTAGTGTGCCCTAGCAATTTGCATGCGTCGCACGTGATTCTGATCTTGTCGTACGAAAGTGGCCTACCATTTTTCGACATAGGGCGGTTCTCATCTACCTTAGTTGCACCTTTCGTTGATACTTTAATAGGATCATGAACTTCAACTATGTTGCCTTCACCATCATCTACATATTCAATTGCACAAGTACTAAGATCAGCCGTTTTCTTACTCAAATTTTCCTTTAGCTGATCATACTCATGGCTCTTAGCTATCACGGCCTTCAAACTCTCCTGTAACTGATCCCACAAAGTTGGGTGTTTGCATGCTGCATGCATAGCTTCTGAAGCCAACACACTGACCTGGCTATATTTCATTCTTTCAGCTGCTCCAGTCCATCCAAATCCCAACAGATCGCTTGTGCGCCTGGCGGGCAGTCCCAACCTTGCGTCTTTCGTGAACCGCACAAGAACTAAACACTTTGGTATTTCAGATATATTCAAGTACTTCAGTACATGGAATATGTGCTTGCAAGGTAGACCCTTTCGAATCATTCTTCTGCAGCTGCACCTTATAGTTTCTGCGGAATTTACTGGAGTGTACTCCACCCAAAAACGGCTCTTCCGGTTATTCTTCCAGGCCACGATGTACTGCTATGATCCGTCTCCGAGCTTTATTTCTACAATCTCCATGCCACCAATTTTCCTAAGATCAGCTTGCAACATATAGAAGTTTGCTGGAGTGAAGACGTGAGAAGCAGCTATCTCAAGTTCCCTCGAGCTAGTAACTGGCACCGGTAAACTCTGTGAGGCCATGCAATCATCTCGTGCCTCATTCTCACGGATACGTACAACGGAGTTCTCATAGTGCAAAATCATATCCACCAGGGCCATTTCACCGTCTAGGTGGAGGTGAAGGCATGAGTTTAGACTTTCACTCCTCTGGTTGCTTTTCATGCCAAGCCAAAAACCCTCTGTCAGATAAGCCGCGGCCCACAGTCTCCTCTTCTTATACATCCGTCTCAACCATGTTACTGTTTTTTCCGACTGCCATCTTTTGGAAAACGCGTGCCATCTCTCCTCAAACGTGGCCGTGGACGTGTTGTAGTACAGAAGAGTTCGGAACTCCTTCAAGGACTTGTGACTGAggtgaatcttcatattttttTTCTATATGCCACGTACATATACGGTGCCACACGTCTGGCAAGACTTGGCGAATTGCCTTGATCATCGCAGCGTCGGCATCCGTGATAACACTCATAGGCATCTTTTGACACATGGACCTCAAAAAAGTCTCCAGCAGCCACACATATGTCTCTTCGGTCTCGTCCGAAACTATGGCACAAGCAAAAACAGTGGTCTTCCGGTGATTGTTAAGACCAACAAAGGGTATGAATGACATACCATACCGGTTCATCTTGTACGTGCTGTCAAATACAAGCACGTCGCCGAAGTCCTCATAGTCATGACGAGACTGGGAGTCACACCAGAACATCCTATTCATATGTCCTTCCTTGTCTAGCTTGTACTCGAAAAAGAAGCTAGGATCCCTCTGTTTCCTACTGACCATGATGCATATGACTGTGGCAGCATCACCTTTTGAAAGCAGCTTCCTCTTCTCCCTGTCGCAAAGGTTGTATATTTCATGCCTGGTAAAACCAACACCGCCATACCATACATGTTTGCTGATGAAGGTATCCATCATGTCGTGAATTCTAATCCCTGCAGCTCCCATGGACAGTATCTCAGCTCTCTGGTACTCTTTGATTTTTCTGTGGGACCAAAGAAAAGGTACCTCGTCCGGTCCTGCCAAGATATGGCTATGCTTGTCCTCAAAACTATCAACATACCAAACCCCACGCTTTTGGTCAAGCTTCACGGTCAGGTGCGCTTCGCAGTGGCAGCGTGTCTCGGGTCGGAGCCTACGGCTGTGTCCTTCCTCGGTTAGCAACCTGCTGTCACGTTTTCCTTGTCTGGAACAAACAAACCGCCTATAACGCATATGACGTGACTCGGTTTTGCAATACCTGACCCTATTCTTTCTAATCCTGAAACCATTATCTCTAGCATAGCTGTTGTAGAAATCATACGCAGCCTCGTGAGACGTAAAAGTCATTTGTATTATCTCCATGAACATATCCCTCTTATCATCTGCACTAGCAGTATCTTGGACATTCTTTTTCCCCTCAACTTCTGTCACCTACACAATCATAACATAGCCATGAAAGCAGTTTTCTATGGTATAACATTACTTTCATACAACATTGATTACATACATACCTCACTCATGATGACCGACGATTGCGACTCCCCAGAATCAGATGCAGCTAATGATTCGACATCAAGGCCTGTCTCCGCGTCGGATTCACCGTAATAGTCGTACGCATTATGACATTCGGAAATGAGCTGAAAAATATAACACAAATACATAAGTACTTATCATATAATATTCCAGGATTAATTCAATTTGCATGCATGCCAACAAAAAATTCCACTTCCATACCTGACTAATGTAATCTTCATTCGAGATCTCCGAGTTGTTTTCCTCACCATCATCATGCTCATTGTTTTCCTGACCATCATCATGTTCATCCATCTATAAATTTTCAAAATATAATATTGTCGGATGCCACCAAAAAATTACAACATGATAATGCCACTCACATTAAGATCTTCCAATACGTTCCCATTCTCTGACCTATCTCCACGATCTGAATTTTCATCATCTGACCAATCTTCTATCCAGTCTTTCATCAGTTCTCCAAACTCCATGTCATACATCATATCAGTTAACTCATCGTCTGCCATTTCCTACAACAATTAATATGTATCATCACATGTGCAAACATTATCAATGCTGACATATACAACACCTAGCGCACGATCACGGATGTTAAACAAACTACATCAACCGGAGAGCGCCCCAACCGAGGGCGTTCAGATCGTGCACACAACCGACGCCAATGACCTCTGATCGGCCATGGATCCTCCCCCCTCTCCACACCAAGCGGCGTTAAGGTACGTCCCATGAATCCAGTACGTGATCACTTTGGATCACGAGAAGCAGCGCTACCCGTGATAACATGCACCGCCGGATTCCTAGCCCACGGCACCAGTCGTGATTATTTTGGATCGCCGGATACCTAGGTAAGCCGCCGCATCAAATAACGGAGCCGTCGTGCACACAACCGACGGCAACCAACGCTAGGTTAACCCTAGAAAGAAGAAACCCACTTTAGCCCGCGTGATCACTGTGTATATCATGACGAGCAGCACTATCAGAACAAGATCTGCGATGGCCTGGACTGCCAGAAAGCTAGGTTGCCCGCCCCGCTAGGTTAACCACTACGACGAAAACAGCGGCAGTTCGTTTGATGCTGCCGCGAGCGAGACAAACGTGGGGAAACGGGATGCGGTACCTGCGAGCGCTGGAGGTTGACGACGGTGCCACGCGCGCTCTCGGACGAGATCGCCGGCGATAAGATCGCCGCCGCCGATATTCCTACAGAAACTCACCAAAATGATGGAGGAGCTGCGTGATTGATTGAGCTGCGTGATTGATGGATCGGCCGTCGTGGGGTCGTGTCATCCTTTTTTTTCAGGATGTCACCGTATACATACGTATGGGTCATACGGGTTATACGGGGCTTGGATATGGGCTACGGGGCTTGGATATGGGCAGCGGCGGGCCGGAGAAAAAATAGATGGCGGGGGTCAAGAATATCCCTAGAAAATTGAGTTAGGGGGGAGCACCGGAGCAGAAACCTGTAGATGGATGCAACTACATTTCTAGTCTTCTACTCCGTCTCATCAGATTGTAAACTCATGCTTAATCTCCTCGAGGTGTTCCTATAGTATTTCATCGAGGACTTGTAGAGTTGTGTCGGTGCCCTTCATATTGTGCATTTACTTGCTTAGTTATTTTGTTTGCCAAAAAAATGGTCGTTGTCATCTTTGTACTAACGTAAAAGTGCGGGCTCGGGCACATATATGTGGTAAACTAAGATTCCTTGTTGAGTTGATGTTTTTTTTGGTTGCTTTCTCATGGAAACAGTTTAACTAAAAATATTTGATCATCGGGGGTGGAAGGGAAGGGAGAAGTGTTAGTTCTCCAGTGCTAATGAAACCATGGATCAACTTGTCATTCTTTTCACCACGTGACACATGTGATAAGCAATTCAAACAATTAAAAAATAGCGTTCTATTCAGTGTGTAACATATAATATAGGATTGACACTATACGTGTACTATATCACACGATGGAAAAAATGAAATATATTGATCTTCATTTTGTTAGAACTCTTCTTATCACCACTTTTCTATAGCCTTTAATTATCTATCATCCGTTTTTTTGTAGGGAAGTTATTTATCAACCTTTTTCAGCAACCTTTTTTAGGCAAAAAAATGTTATTTATCATCAGTTTTTCAGCAACTGTTTTTTAAACAATCTCACGAATCTTTATTAACTCGACCCAAATGTTTACATGTACGAAAGCGAGATCATCGGGGTGTCCTAACCAAACATGGCAGCCCAGCCCTAAAATTAAAACATGCTTCGCTAAACAGTGAGCCTCGAAATTCAAGCTCCTAAACTCATGAAAAAAAATTACATCTAATGAAAGAACTACTATAGTCTATGAATTCATGTAAGATAGATCCATAGTTGGCCAAGCTCTTCTGTTTGATGTCATCCACCACAACCTTACAATCTGAAGCAACATGAATACTTTGAAGGTTGAGGTCTTCGGCTAGGGCTAGTGCCTCCCGAATCGCCAAAGCTTCTAGGGCTGGAGGATCGATGATACCCTTTAAAATGATAGCTGATACCCCCTGAAAAACACCACCGTGATCGCGACATATAGCAGCGACAACTCCACGCCCCTGGTTGCGAGCAACATAAGCATCAATATTTATCTTAAAGGACATGTCAGGCGGCTGAATCCAGTGTGCATATAGATCTGCAAGATAGGATTGGATGAACTGGTTTGTAGATAGCGGGCTCTGAAAGACATCCTCATATATGGCCTTTCTTCTTGCTGGCCACATGAAAGTTTGAAATCCTTCTGAGATAGTTCATCATGCATCGCAAAGAGCCAATTCTTTGCATCAGTGTCCCGGTTTAGACTCAACTACTCCACCAGAACACCATCAGATAGAGACAATATGCAGCTGGACATAGTAGACTTCAACAAAGCGTGCCTCCATGAGTCTTCCCCTCCACATAGAGCACACAAGTGCGTGTTTGACATATGGCGATGGTGCAGCAGATCCGCCGTCGGCATTGAATGCCATGCTAAGCGCCACAAAAAGAtggagagcaactagttaacgagcactcctttgggagcctcgcaacgatcagcgccacttggcgcgctctcaagccattcgccacg is drawn from Aegilops tauschii subsp. strangulata cultivar AL8/78 chromosome 1, Aet v6.0, whole genome shotgun sequence and contains these coding sequences:
- the LOC141027400 gene encoding uncharacterized protein, whose protein sequence is MVEIFDPSKGRFIVQDLVGEVSLGAVDVECILALENHGLSAGGILGEEGEDVKDRVPPQFLSKTTGNIVIDDLIVDITKNKSADDDFLRRVVLVLLGTVLAPMSSKTVPKQYYALVDDVKRISKINWNAFTLRVLLDCLRNVRKGKHLRQWPRGNLALLQYLYWEKVQPLEGECAFNPSLSMEPLIRNWTEAAASRRDKFDYDQGRGRGNIKIEDNITKEYRAQERKVPEPEKPKMKPVVGAAKKSKLASNADEMMNLVMERCMDYIRSQMKEIPEQVAETLLEKLNQNGVMYKPAAAATSGNNDADLEVDSFENGPTEKKEFVYKDDSDGLEPVIDLTQPDEPVVNQNNDDEEKTPAKLNVDKTTKPTDECGATPENPWIVGNSPRVESSDIDIYASSIDRMVGKSKRKKSAATAKEDDVISGKRRRTVPKKFESPFKLDKPGKRSARALFSDNDMEGSVKDDLTPELIDAAVAFVEAAARSEKNMTKRVYYNERGTSVTVESIRPIIDAYQTHLSLRVGHDRHLCPAWRSKYLVDRAKARDNPKPSKYNMDSALSRAGAVRRVLDEYTVRDKSFIPLNVGNTHWITVVMHNRKKEFRVFDSLYPLEFSLDTMKALRLAIAIDMEEANRITTGKYPDVTKWPIIPQIDMPLQEDGNSCGLFVIEVMEHWDGDRWTADFTQGTVNARRRRLIAELVLSPTNTLNCVKNKIRDIAKKSKA